In Psychrobacter immobilis, a single genomic region encodes these proteins:
- a CDS encoding dienelactone hydrolase family protein — protein sequence MLSTSKTTSKKPYHSLLMGASIGLMALTFSQTAAAITTKNITYTVDDQAYEGYYAKADKANAPFILLIHDWDGLTDYERKRADMLATEGYNVLAADMFGQGVRPTSIEENKRLTGELYDNRNKMRRILQGALNAGRLQGNDVRKGTTMGYCFGGTVALELARSGFEQKAFVPFHGAFDIPTGQSYDKTTGEILVFHGSADESVSLESFATLGKTLEAAKVPHEMVTYSGAPHAFSVFGSDRYDARADERSWKRYLDFLANEYK from the coding sequence ATGTTATCAACTTCAAAGACTACGTCCAAAAAACCTTATCACTCATTGCTAATGGGTGCGTCAATCGGACTAATGGCACTGACTTTCAGCCAAACAGCTGCCGCCATTACAACCAAAAATATTACCTATACCGTGGATGATCAAGCATACGAAGGCTATTACGCCAAAGCCGACAAAGCTAATGCGCCTTTTATCCTACTCATTCATGATTGGGATGGATTGACAGACTATGAGCGCAAACGTGCTGACATGTTAGCCACGGAGGGCTACAACGTATTGGCGGCAGACATGTTCGGGCAAGGCGTTCGTCCTACTTCTATTGAAGAAAACAAACGCTTAACTGGGGAATTATACGATAATCGCAATAAAATGCGCCGCATACTTCAAGGTGCGTTGAATGCTGGAAGACTACAAGGTAATGATGTGCGTAAAGGCACTACCATGGGATATTGTTTTGGCGGTACCGTTGCTCTGGAGCTGGCGCGCTCAGGATTTGAGCAAAAAGCATTTGTACCCTTCCATGGTGCCTTCGATATTCCAACAGGTCAAAGTTATGACAAGACAACTGGAGAAATCTTAGTATTCCATGGCTCTGCTGATGAATCTGTCTCTCTAGAGAGCTTCGCAACTTTGGGTAAGACATTAGAAGCAGCAAAAGTACCGCATGAGATGGTGACATATAGTGGTGCACCACATGCCTTTAGCGTGTTCGGCAGTGATAGATATGATGCACGTGCCGATGAGCGCTCGTGGAAACGCTATTTGGATTTTTTAGCAAATGAATATAAATAA